A region of Vitis vinifera cultivar Pinot Noir 40024 chromosome 13, ASM3070453v1 DNA encodes the following proteins:
- the LOC100246623 gene encoding putative disease resistance RPP13-like protein 1 → MEVVAEAVLSVSLEALFSQLGSLDLLKFARQEKINAELKIWEEKLLEIHEVLNDAEEKQITKKLVKTWLGDLRDLAYDMEDILDEFAYEALRRKVMAEADGEGSTSKVRKFIPTCCTTFTPIGCMRNVKMGCKIKDITTRLEAIYAQKAGLGLDKVAAITQSTWERPLTTSRVYEPWVYGRDADKQIIIDMLLRDEPIETNFSVVSIVAMGGMGKTTLARLVYDDAETAKHFDLTAWVCVSDQFDAVRTTKTVLNSVSTSQSNTDSLDFHQIQDKLGEELNGKKFLLVLDDMWNDNYDDWRCLQSPFLSGSRGSKIIVTTRNKNVAKIMEGDKNLHELQNLSDDECWSVFKKHAFGNSSIDEHSNLALIGKEIVKKCGGLPLAATALGGLLRHEQREDKWNVILTSKIWDLPSDKCGILPALRLSYNHLPSPLKRCFSYCAIFPKDYEFDKRELIRLWMAESLIQCPERYGRQIEIEDLGDDYFQELLSRSFFQPSSSNKSQFVMHDLVNDLAKFVGGEICFSLEENLEGNQQQTISKKARHSSFIRGRYDVFKKFEAFYGMEYLRTFIALPIDASWRCNWLSNKVLEGLMPKLQRLRVLSLSGYWISEIPSSVGDLKHLRYLNLSETGVKRLPDSLGNLHNLETLVLSNCWRLIRLPLSIENLNNLRHLDVTNTNLEEMSLRICKLKSLQVLSKFIVGKDNGLNVKELRNMPHLQGGLCISNLENVANVQDARDASLNKKQKLEELTIEWSAGLDDSHNARNQIDVLDSLQPHFNLNKLKIEYYGGPEFPRWIGDVSFSKMVDVNLVNCRNCTSLPCLGWLPMLKHVRIEGLKEVKIVGREFYGETCLPNKPFPSLESLSFSDMSQWDDWESPSLSEPYPCLLYLEIVNCPKLIKKLPTYLPSLVHLSIWRCPLLVSPVERLPSLSKLRVEDCNEAVLRSGLELPSLTELGILRMVGLTRLHEWCMQLLSGLQVLDIDECDELMCLWENGFAGLQQLQTSNCLELVSLGKKEKHELPSKLQSLKIRRCNNLEKLPNGLHRLTCLGELKISNCPKLVLFPELGFPPMLRRLVIYSCKGLPCLPDWMMVMKDGSNNGSDVCLLEYLEIDGCPSLIGFPEGELPATLKELRIWRCENLESLPGGIMHHDSNTTSYGLHALYIGKCPSLTFFPTGKFPSTLKKLQIWDCAQLEPISEGMFHSNNSSLEYLSIWSYRCLKIVPNCLNILRELEISNCENVELLPYQLQNLTALTSLTISDCENIKTPLSRWGLATLTSLKKLTIGGIFPRVASFSDGQRPPILPTTLTSLYIQDFQNLKSLSSLALQTLTSLEELRIQCCPKLQSFCPREGLPDTISQLYFAGCPLLKQRFSKGKGQDWPNIAYIPFVEIDYKDVFEQ, encoded by the coding sequence ATGGAAGTTGTTGCAGAGGCTGTTCTTTCTGTCTCCCTTGAAGCTTTGTTTAGCCAACTGGGCTCCCTTGATCTCCTCAAGTTTGCACGCCAAGAGAAAATCAACGCCGAGCTCAAAATATGGGAGGAAAAATTATTGGAGATTCATGAAGTGCTGAATGACGCGGAGGAGAAGCAGATCACGAAGAAGTTGGTGAAAACGTGGCTGGGCGATCTGAGGGATTTGGCTTATGACATGGAGGACATCTTGGACGAGTTTGCCTACGAAGCTTTAAGAAGAAAGGTGATGGCGGAAGCTGATGGTGAAGGCAGCACAAGCAAGGTACGCAAGTTTATCCCTACTTGTTGTACTACTTTCACTCCTATTGGTTGTATGCGTAATGTTAAGATGGGGTGCAAGATAAAGGACATTACTACCCGATTAGAAGCTATTTATGCCCAAAAGGCTGGGCTTGGTTTGGACAAGGTGGCTGCTATAACCCAGTCTACTTGGGAAAGGCCACTCACTACATCTCGTGTATACGAACCTTGGGTTTATGGCAGGGATGCTGATAAACAGATTATAATTGATATGCTGCTTAGGGATGAGCCCATTGAAACCAATTTTTCTGTAGTTTCCATCGTGGCCATGGGTGGTATGGGCAAGACCACACTAGCAAGGTTGGTGTACGATGATGCTGAGACAGCCAAGCATTTTGATCTAACGGCCTGGGTTTGTGTATCAGATCAGTTTGATGCAGTGAGAACAACCAAGACAGTCCTCAACTCGGTCAGTACTTCTCAGAGCAATACTGATTCACTAGACTTCCATCAAATTCAAGATAAATTGGGGGAGGAATTGAAcgggaaaaaatttcttctgGTTCTCGATGATATGTGGAATGACAACTATGATGATTGGCGTTGCTTACAGTCTCCCTTTTTGTCGGGTTCACGAGGCAGCAAAATCATAGTCACGACACGGAATAAGAACGTCGCAAAAATAATGGAAGGAGATAAGAACTTGCACGAGCTACAAAATTTATCAGATGATGAGTGTTGGTCGGTGTTCAAGAAGCATGCATTTGGAAATAGCAGCATTGATGAGCATTCCAATTTGGCATTGATCGGCAAGGAAATTGTGAAAAAGTGCGGAGGCTTGCCTTTGGCAGCAACAGCACTCGGTGGTCTTCTACGCCATGAACAGAGAGAAGATAAGTGGAATGTTATTTTGACTAGCAAAATATGGGATTTACCGAGTGATAAATGCGGTATTCTTCCTGCATTGAGATTAAGTTATAATCACCTCCCTTCTCCTCTGAAGAGATGTTTCAGTTATTGTGCAATATTTCCGAAAGACTATGAATTTGATAAGAGAGAACTGATTCGCTTATGGATGGCAGAGAGTCTAATTCAATGCCCAGAACGTTATGGACGACAAATCGAAATTGAAGATTTAGGCGATGACTACTTCCAGGAATTGCTGTCTCGATCATTTTTTCAACCATCAAGTAGCAATAAATCCCAATTTGTAATGCATGATCTCGTTAACGATTTAGCAAAATTTGTTGGTGGagaaatatgtttttctttggAAGAGAATTTGGAAGGTAATCAGCAGCAAACTATTTCTAAAAAGGCTCGTCATTCATCATTCATTCGTGGCAGATACGATGTCTTCAAAAAGTTTGAAGCCTTTTATGGGATGGAGTATTTGCGTACATTTATCGCATTACCAATTGATGCATCATGGCGTTGTAATTGGTTAAGCAACAAGGTACTTGAGGGATTGATGCCCAAGCTACAGCGCCTAAGGGTGCTTTCATTGAGTGGTTATTGGATAAGTGAGATACCAAGTTCAGTTGGTGATTTGAAACATCTTAGGTATCTTAATTTATCCGAAACAGGAGTCAAACGATTACCTGATTCACTAGGTAACCTCCATAACTTAGAGACACTAGTATTATCAAATTGTTGGAGGCTTATTAGGTTGCCTTTGAGCATTGAGAACCTAAATAATCTTCGACACCTTGATGTGACCAATACAAATCTAGAAGAAATGTCTCTACGAATTTGCAAATTAAAAAGCTTGCAAGTATTGTCTAAATTTATTGTGGGTAAAGACAATGGTTTGAATGTAAAGGAGTTAAGGAATATGCCCCATCTTCAAGGGGGACTTTGCATTTCAAACTTGGAAAATGTAGCAAATGTTCAAGATGCAAGGGATGCTAGTCTAAACAAGAAGCAGAAGCTTGAAGAATTGACGATAGAGTGGAGTGCTGGGTTggatgattcacacaatgcaaggAATCAAATAGATGTACTTGACTCTTTACAGCCACACTTCAATTTGAACAAACTAAAAATTGAGTATTATGGTGGTCCAGAATTTCCCCGTTGGATAGGAGATGTTTCATTCTCTAAGATGGTGGATGTAAATCTGGTGAATTGCAGAAATTGCACATCTTTACCGTGTTTGGGGTGGTTACCCATGCTCAAACACGTAAGGATTGAAGGgttaaaagaagtaaaaattGTGGGTAGAGAGTTTTATGGAGAGACTTGTCTTCCCAATAAGCCTTTCCCGTCCTTAGAGTCTCTATCTTTTTCGGATATGTCACAATGGGATGATTGGGAGAGTCCATCTTTATCAGAGCCATATCCTTGTCTCCTTTATCTTGAAATCGTAAATTGTCCCAAATTAATCAAGAAATTACCCACTTACCTACCTTCCCTTGTACACCTCTCCATTTGGAGATGCCCACTGTTGGTGTCTCCAGTTGAAAGGCTTCCATCTCTTTCTAAATTAAGAGTAGAAGATTGCAATGAGGCGGTACTAAGGAGTGGATTGGAATTGCCTTCACTCACCGAGTTAGGAATTCTAAGAATGGTAGGGCTTACCAGATTACATGAATGGTGTATGCAATTGTTGTCGGGGCTTCAAGTTTTAGACATTGATGAATGTGATGAATTGATGTGTTTGTGGGAAAATGGATTTGCTGGTCTTCAGCAGTTGCAAACTAGCAATTGTCTCGAGCTTGTATCCTTGGGAAAGAAGGAAAAGCACGAGCTGCCTAGCAAGCTTCAATCTTTGAAAATTAGGCGGTGTAATAACCTAGAGAAGCTTCCAAATGGACTGCACAGGCTAACATGTCTTGGAGAGTTGAAAATCAGTAATTGTCCAAAGCTGGTGTTATTTCCAGAGTTGGGGTTCCCGCCCATGCTCAGACGTCTTGTTATTTATAGTTGTAAAGGTCTACCATGTCTACCTGATTGGATGATGGTGATGAAAGATGGTAGTAATAACGGTAGCGACGTGTGTCTCCTTGAGTACTTGGAGATAGATGGGTGTCCATCTCTCATTGGTTTTCCAGAAGGTGAGTTACCCGCCACGCTCAAGGAACTCAGGATATGGAGGTGTGAAAACCTGGAGTCTCTACCGGGGGGAATAATGCACCATGATTCCAACACCACCAGCTATGGTCTTCATGCCTTGTACATTGGGAAATGTCCATCTCTCACATTCTTTCCCACAGGCAAGTTTCCCTCCACCCTTAAGAAACTTCAGATTTGGGATTGTGCACAACTAGAGCCGATTTCGGAGGGGATGTTTCACTCCAATAATAGTTCACTTGAATATTTGAGTATCTGGTCGTATCGCTGTCTCAAAATTGTACCAAATTGCCTCAACATACTCAGAGAACTGGAGATTAGTAATTGTGAGAATGTGGAGCTGCTACCTTATCAACTGCAAAACCTCACTGCTCTTACATCACTTACTATCTCTGATTGTGAGAATATCAAGACGCCCCTATCCCGATGGGGCCTTGCCACACTTACCTCTCTTAAAAAACTCACTATTGGTGGCATATTTCCGAGAGTTGCCTCCTTTTCAGATGGTCAAAGACCACCGATTCTTCCTACAACCCTCACCTCTCTTTACATTCAAGATTTCCAGAATCTGAAATCTCTGTCCTCTCTGGCTCTCCAAACCCTCACCTCACTTGAAGAGCTACGGATCCAATGTTGCCCTAAGCTTCAATCGTTTTGCCCAAGGGAAGGGTTGCCCGACACGATTTCACAACTATATTTCGCAGGCTGCCCACTCCTAAAACAAAGGTTCTCGAAGGGGAAAGGGCAAGATTGGCCTAACATCGCCTACATTCCCTTTGTGGAAATAGATTATAAAGACGTCTTTGAGCAATAA